From one Lactiplantibacillus paraplantarum genomic stretch:
- a CDS encoding DUF2705 family protein, with amino-acid sequence MKRRLQYGVLLLIALVPVVYYAHFFEGLHPGTVYFYTDGLPPLANPYLVRIWFFPIIALLAVNFNFVHHQLHGPFIQTVVRTQTRSQLFGRLYATKIGRQMGVLMGGLVVYLLCRMISGYAVWWPNWTHMGLSLLAFLLLFSIQFVGDLFVEPLIVYIVLNVYVFVSVSLPAVNMNSVMGLVLFPNALMACRVPHVGLYYGGLLVMGLLFILIGRYRFSRMDLL; translated from the coding sequence ATGAAAAGACGACTTCAATACGGCGTACTATTACTAATTGCGCTAGTACCGGTGGTGTATTACGCACATTTTTTTGAAGGGCTCCACCCCGGTACGGTGTATTTCTATACCGATGGCTTACCACCGCTTGCGAATCCCTACTTGGTGCGCATTTGGTTTTTTCCAATTATTGCTTTGCTGGCCGTGAATTTCAATTTCGTGCATCATCAGTTACACGGGCCGTTTATCCAAACGGTTGTCAGAACTCAGACGCGCAGTCAGCTTTTTGGCCGCTTGTATGCGACTAAAATCGGGCGTCAAATGGGTGTTTTAATGGGTGGACTGGTTGTTTATTTACTGTGCCGAATGATTTCTGGCTATGCTGTATGGTGGCCTAACTGGACGCACATGGGCCTTTCGTTATTAGCATTTTTACTGCTATTCTCTATTCAATTTGTGGGTGATTTGTTTGTTGAACCGCTGATTGTTTATATTGTTCTTAATGTATACGTCTTTGTCAGTGTTTCCTTGCCAGCCGTTAACATGAATAGTGTGATGGGACTGGTACTGTTTCCGAACGCGTTAATGGCCTGTCGAGTACCGCATGTTGGCCTTTATTACGGCGGTTTGCTGGTCATGGGACTACTATTTATCTTAATTGGAAGGTACAGATTCAGCCGAATGGATCTGTTATAG
- a CDS encoding ATP-binding cassette domain-containing protein — protein MIELNDVTKSLNGHLVLDHISRTFMDGRIYGLRGKNGAGKTMLLRAIAGLINIESGKIMINGTQLHDGMDFPPSLGILIENNNLMPEYTARKNLQLLAKIKKVASDADIDATITRVGLDPDDKRTVKQFSLGMRQRLAIAQALFERPALILLDEPTNAIDTDGVNQVRTILLEEKARGATIIIASHTAEDLVVLADEIYDMAEGKIYESADTQD, from the coding sequence ATGATTGAATTGAACGATGTGACTAAGTCATTGAATGGGCACTTGGTTTTGGATCATATCAGTCGAACGTTCATGGATGGGCGGATCTATGGGTTGCGTGGTAAGAATGGTGCGGGGAAGACAATGCTGCTACGCGCCATTGCCGGATTAATTAACATTGAGTCTGGAAAAATTATGATTAATGGCACACAGTTACACGATGGGATGGACTTTCCGCCCAGCCTAGGGATTTTGATTGAAAATAACAACTTAATGCCAGAATACACGGCACGTAAGAACTTGCAATTATTGGCTAAAATTAAAAAGGTCGCGAGCGATGCTGACATTGATGCGACCATTACGCGAGTTGGCTTGGATCCGGATGACAAGCGAACGGTCAAACAATTTTCCTTGGGAATGCGGCAACGCTTGGCAATCGCGCAGGCTCTCTTTGAACGGCCGGCCTTGATCTTATTAGATGAACCGACCAACGCGATTGATACTGACGGGGTTAATCAGGTTCGGACGATTCTACTTGAAGAAAAAGCACGCGGCGCAACCATTATTATTGCTAGTCATACGGCTGAGGATCTGGTTGTGTTGGCGGATGAAATCTATGATATGGCTGAGGGAAAAATCTATGAATCAGCAGACACGCAAGACTAG
- a CDS encoding class A sortase, whose translation MKSKQHPGLKWLGRVVFVLLVLVSLALIFNEQIKSWLVSSYSPTVTTKTVKQNAKKKSDFNFSKVKSLDFQTVAKARMNKNAINVIGSIAIPSVDLYLPIGNGVSNETLALAAGTMKADQKMGQGNYALAGHHMIKHGALFSPLYYKSKVGQMIYISDAKKIYAYKTSQRTFIKATDVQVIDDVPGQKLITLITCDKTGAGRLMIRGKYVQQWAFKTAPDHVQKAFTSHFNNKY comes from the coding sequence ATGAAGTCCAAACAACATCCCGGGTTAAAATGGTTAGGTCGGGTCGTCTTTGTCCTGCTAGTATTAGTATCATTGGCGCTGATTTTTAATGAACAAATCAAGAGTTGGTTGGTGAGTTCGTACTCGCCAACCGTTACAACTAAGACAGTCAAACAAAATGCTAAGAAAAAAAGTGACTTTAACTTTTCCAAGGTCAAATCACTCGATTTTCAGACGGTAGCAAAGGCGCGGATGAATAAGAACGCCATTAATGTGATCGGTTCAATTGCCATTCCATCGGTAGACTTATACTTGCCAATTGGTAACGGGGTCAGCAACGAGACGTTGGCCTTGGCTGCTGGGACGATGAAAGCTGATCAAAAGATGGGGCAGGGGAATTATGCCTTAGCTGGTCATCACATGATTAAGCACGGGGCCTTGTTTAGCCCACTTTATTACAAGAGTAAGGTTGGTCAGATGATCTATATCAGCGATGCCAAAAAGATTTATGCGTATAAGACGAGTCAACGAACATTTATTAAGGCAACCGATGTTCAAGTGATTGATGATGTTCCTGGTCAGAAGCTAATCACTTTAATTACTTGCGATAAAACTGGGGCTGGACGGTTAATGATTCGTGGTAAATATGTCCAGCAATGGGCGTTCAAGACGGCCCCAGATCATGTTCAGAAGGCCTTCACAAGTCATTTTAATAACAAATATTAA
- a CDS encoding LemA family protein, which yields MIALIIVAVVLVLIAIYVVIYNGLVKSRMYTQEAWSQIDVQLKRRTDLIPNLVNTVKGYAKHEKSTLAEVISLRNQLTQVPSGDHQQAMAVSDQLTNSLKSIFALAESYPDLKANQEFGKLMEELTNTENKIAYSRQLFNSSAASYNMKLQQFPSNIIAGIHRFKNVEFLTVPEAEKAAPTVSFED from the coding sequence ATGATAGCTTTAATTATTGTTGCGGTCGTATTAGTATTGATCGCAATTTACGTTGTAATTTATAACGGCTTAGTCAAGTCACGGATGTATACGCAGGAAGCATGGAGCCAAATTGATGTTCAACTAAAACGGCGGACTGATTTGATTCCTAACTTGGTCAATACAGTTAAGGGTTACGCTAAGCATGAAAAGAGTACGTTAGCGGAAGTGATTTCGCTACGGAACCAATTAACACAAGTACCAAGTGGTGATCACCAACAGGCCATGGCGGTCTCAGATCAACTGACAAATTCATTGAAGAGTATTTTTGCTTTAGCTGAAAGTTACCCAGATTTGAAAGCCAACCAAGAATTCGGCAAGTTGATGGAAGAATTGACTAATACGGAAAATAAGATTGCTTATTCACGGCAATTGTTCAATTCAAGTGCGGCGAGCTATAACATGAAATTACAACAGTTCCCGTCCAATATTATTGCTGGGATTCATCGCTTTAAGAACGTTGAATTCTTAACAGTTCCTGAAGCAGAAAAAGCAGCACCCACGGTTTCATTTGAAGATTAG
- the htpX gene encoding zinc metalloprotease HtpX translates to MLFEQIARNKRHTVYVMAAFVILLAVIGLAVGYVFFNSSLAGLLVALIAAAFYMVLMISQSTDIVMNMNHARELHQADDDPELWHIVEDMALVAKVPMPRVFIIDDESPNAFATGNSPEQAAVAVTTGIQARLNREEMEGVIGHEMSHVRNYDIRLQTIALALTAAISLLVNWGMNAFWWGGGRRSRDNDRDGNGAQILLMVLAIVVIILAPLAASLVQMALSRNREYLADAGSVELTRNPLGLISALEKIDDSQPMQQADPSSAALYISDPFKAKKSWTHLFDTHPPMADRISRLKNM, encoded by the coding sequence ATGTTATTTGAGCAAATTGCCCGCAACAAGCGGCACACGGTATACGTGATGGCCGCTTTTGTCATATTACTTGCAGTTATTGGCCTGGCAGTCGGGTACGTGTTCTTTAATAGTTCGCTTGCCGGCTTGTTAGTGGCATTAATTGCAGCGGCATTTTATATGGTATTAATGATTAGTCAGTCGACCGATATTGTCATGAATATGAATCATGCCCGTGAACTTCATCAGGCCGATGATGACCCAGAGCTTTGGCATATCGTAGAAGATATGGCGCTGGTCGCCAAAGTCCCTATGCCGCGTGTTTTTATTATTGATGATGAGAGTCCCAATGCGTTTGCCACTGGCAATAGTCCTGAACAGGCTGCGGTTGCTGTTACGACTGGTATTCAAGCACGACTAAATCGCGAAGAAATGGAAGGCGTCATTGGCCATGAAATGAGTCATGTGCGTAACTATGATATTCGGTTACAGACTATTGCGCTGGCGTTGACGGCTGCCATCAGTTTGCTGGTTAACTGGGGAATGAATGCATTTTGGTGGGGCGGTGGCCGGCGTAGTCGGGATAATGACCGCGATGGTAACGGTGCCCAAATCTTATTGATGGTTCTCGCAATCGTTGTTATTATTTTAGCGCCGTTAGCAGCCAGCTTAGTGCAGATGGCACTGTCTCGTAATCGCGAGTACTTAGCGGATGCTGGCAGTGTTGAGCTGACTCGTAATCCACTTGGATTAATTAGTGCGCTTGAAAAGATCGATGATAGTCAGCCGATGCAACAGGCGGATCCAAGCAGTGCGGCGCTATACATTTCTGATCCATTTAAAGCTAAGAAGTCGTGGACCCATTTATTCGATACCCATCCACCGATGGCCGATCGTATCAGTCGGTTAAAAAATATGTAA
- a CDS encoding UDP-N-acetylmuramoyl-tripeptide--D-alanyl-D-alanine ligase — MKMQVAEIAKAVQAVNAEQAWPDVNVTGVAFDSRKLQAGDLFIPLMGANDGHQYIQSAIEHGAVATLWASDHADNVPENLPVIMVADTLTALQQLGQYYLQKINPKVVAVTGSNGKTTTKDMIASVLSTQFNVTKTHANFNNQIGVPITLLSMEPNTEVVVVEMGMDHFGELDFLSRLVQPDVAVITMIGEAHIEFFGTRDRIADAKMEIVHGLKEDGTFIFNGDEPLLQERAEKVSQHQRTFGLDAANTLAGSEITTSRSQTRFKTSLWPDSTYTIPMMGAYNVNNALAALLVADTFHIRPAAAQQAIASFVPTENRTEWLTGNRGEAILSDVYNSNPTAARRVLAAFSAVPTKGQRIAVLGDMLELGDQSDALHMSLASELDPATITSVYLNGEHMHALAEVLQEKYPAGTVHYYPTDQQPQLIEALIATVSADDQVLLKGSHGIHLEKVLTALEADPEK, encoded by the coding sequence ATGAAGATGCAAGTTGCCGAAATTGCCAAGGCCGTTCAAGCGGTCAATGCCGAACAGGCGTGGCCCGATGTTAATGTAACGGGAGTGGCGTTTGATAGCCGGAAGCTTCAAGCGGGTGATTTATTTATTCCGCTGATGGGTGCCAATGATGGCCATCAATATATTCAAAGTGCAATCGAGCACGGGGCCGTGGCCACCTTATGGGCTAGCGACCATGCTGATAATGTTCCAGAGAATTTACCTGTCATTATGGTTGCCGATACATTGACCGCGTTACAGCAGTTGGGACAATATTACTTACAAAAAATCAATCCAAAGGTAGTGGCTGTTACTGGTAGTAATGGTAAGACGACCACTAAGGATATGATTGCCAGCGTCTTAAGCACGCAGTTTAATGTGACTAAGACCCATGCTAACTTCAATAACCAAATTGGTGTACCGATAACGCTGCTTAGTATGGAACCTAATACAGAGGTAGTAGTTGTTGAAATGGGAATGGATCATTTTGGTGAGCTAGATTTTCTTAGCCGCCTTGTCCAGCCCGATGTTGCGGTAATCACCATGATTGGTGAAGCTCATATTGAGTTCTTCGGTACGCGGGATCGAATTGCTGACGCTAAGATGGAAATTGTTCACGGCTTGAAGGAAGATGGCACGTTTATCTTTAATGGCGATGAACCGCTATTACAAGAACGGGCTGAGAAAGTTAGTCAGCATCAACGAACCTTTGGGCTAGACGCAGCGAATACGTTAGCAGGCAGTGAGATTACGACTAGCCGGTCCCAGACACGGTTTAAAACGAGCTTGTGGCCAGATTCGACGTATACGATTCCAATGATGGGTGCCTATAACGTTAATAATGCATTGGCGGCCCTACTAGTTGCTGATACGTTCCATATTCGGCCCGCGGCAGCCCAACAAGCAATTGCCAGCTTTGTGCCAACTGAAAACCGAACTGAATGGTTAACGGGAAATCGTGGCGAAGCCATCTTAAGTGATGTTTATAACTCTAATCCGACGGCAGCACGACGGGTCTTAGCGGCTTTTTCAGCGGTACCTACGAAGGGTCAACGAATTGCTGTACTCGGCGACATGCTTGAATTGGGTGACCAGTCGGATGCGCTGCACATGAGCTTGGCTAGTGAACTAGATCCAGCTACGATTACGAGTGTCTACTTAAATGGTGAACACATGCACGCACTTGCTGAAGTCTTACAGGAAAAGTATCCGGCCGGGACCGTGCATTATTACCCGACAGATCAACAACCACAGCTGATTGAAGCATTAATAGCAACGGTTAGTGCGGATGATCAGGTCTTGTTAAAGGGGAGTCATGGAATTCACCTTGAAAAGGTTCTGACGGCGCTAGAAGCTGATCCTGAAAAATAA
- a CDS encoding DEAD/DEAH box helicase, producing the protein MKFTELGLSDSLLKAVNRAGYEEATPIQAETIPMVLEGKDVIGQAQTGTGKTAAFALPILQRLDFDNHNIQALVVSPTRELAIQTQEEIFRLGKDERAKVQVVYGGADIRRQIRNLKQNPQVIVGTPGRLLDHIRRGTVKLDHVQMLVLDEADEMLNMGFLEDIESIIKQVPDERQTMLFSATMPPEIKRIGVQFMKEPHHVKIKSKEMTADTVDQYYVKAKEFEKFDIMTRLFDVQAPELTIVFGRTKRRVDELSKGLEARGYNAAGIHGDLSQQRRTQIMRQFKAGKLDILVATDVAARGLDVSGVTHVYNYDIPQDPDSYVHRIGRTGRAGHKGVSLTFVTPNEMEYLRVIEKLTKKRMLPLKPPTESEAFAGQLAAAEANVDSLVAKTATEKYADQAAELLEKYDATDLVAALLNDLTKDDSSAVPVKITPERPLPRHKGGGGNNRRGGGYRGGNRNRNNSHGNGRGGYSHNGRSRDRDRDRNGGRGDHKSNGYKGRSRDDNRSSNRNHDEGRKQSSKRSYTIRTND; encoded by the coding sequence TTGAAGTTTACAGAACTAGGCTTATCCGATAGCCTACTTAAAGCAGTTAATCGGGCCGGTTACGAAGAAGCGACCCCGATTCAGGCCGAAACCATTCCAATGGTTCTAGAAGGCAAAGATGTGATTGGTCAAGCACAAACCGGTACTGGGAAGACCGCCGCGTTTGCATTACCAATCTTACAACGCTTGGATTTTGACAATCATAATATTCAAGCATTAGTTGTTTCACCAACGCGTGAATTAGCTATCCAAACTCAGGAAGAAATCTTCCGTTTGGGTAAAGACGAACGGGCTAAAGTCCAAGTCGTTTACGGTGGTGCTGATATTCGGCGCCAAATTAGAAATCTGAAGCAAAATCCTCAAGTTATCGTAGGGACACCTGGTCGACTACTCGATCACATTCGTCGTGGCACGGTTAAATTAGACCACGTCCAGATGTTAGTTCTTGACGAAGCTGACGAAATGTTAAACATGGGTTTCTTAGAAGACATCGAATCAATTATCAAACAAGTGCCGGATGAACGCCAAACTATGTTGTTCTCCGCAACGATGCCACCCGAAATCAAACGAATTGGTGTGCAGTTCATGAAGGAACCGCACCACGTTAAGATTAAATCAAAAGAAATGACTGCCGATACGGTTGATCAATATTACGTTAAGGCAAAAGAATTTGAAAAGTTCGATATTATGACACGGTTATTCGATGTTCAGGCACCTGAACTCACCATCGTGTTTGGTCGGACAAAGCGCCGGGTTGACGAATTATCTAAGGGACTTGAAGCTCGTGGCTATAATGCTGCCGGTATTCATGGTGACCTGAGCCAACAACGTCGGACGCAAATTATGCGTCAATTTAAAGCCGGTAAGTTGGATATCTTAGTTGCAACCGATGTGGCTGCCCGGGGACTTGATGTTTCTGGTGTGACTCATGTCTACAATTACGATATTCCACAGGATCCGGATAGTTATGTTCACCGGATTGGCCGTACTGGCCGTGCCGGGCACAAAGGGGTTTCCTTAACTTTTGTGACACCGAACGAAATGGAATATTTGCGGGTCATTGAAAAGCTGACTAAGAAGCGGATGTTACCATTGAAGCCACCAACTGAATCTGAAGCTTTTGCTGGCCAATTAGCTGCCGCAGAAGCCAATGTTGATTCATTAGTTGCTAAGACCGCTACTGAAAAGTATGCTGATCAAGCTGCTGAACTCTTAGAAAAGTACGACGCAACTGACTTGGTTGCGGCCTTGTTAAATGATTTAACTAAGGATGACTCGTCAGCCGTACCTGTTAAGATTACGCCAGAACGCCCATTACCTCGTCACAAGGGTGGCGGCGGTAATAACCGGCGTGGTGGTGGTTACCGTGGTGGTAATCGTAACCGTAATAATAGTCATGGTAATGGCCGTGGCGGTTATTCACACAATGGCCGTAGTCGTGACCGCGATCGTGATCGTAACGGTGGTCGTGGTGATCATAAGAGCAATGGTTATAAGGGTCGCAGTCGCGATGATAACCGGAGTAGCAATCGTAACCATGATGAAGGTCGTAAGCAAAGCAGTAAGCGGAGCTACACGATTCGGACCAACGATTAA
- a CDS encoding IS30 family transposase has product MTYTHLTIDELATIYSFWKLGKKAYLVAPALHRSAETVYRIYRFLDAGGTIIDYQCHYRKHKQHCGREPIQLRPDELAYIQAKTQAGWQPDTIINRQERAFSCEVRTLYRLFKRGVLGLSTKDLPMHGKRHPNGYIERRGKAGQLGRDLKNRYQDYPNFNQEFGHLEGDTVQGKNHQGAVTTLVERQTKVAIVLNSHTKSAHDVNRSLAGWLSKLPRHLFKSITFDNGKEFAGWRTIANQFDLNIYFAAVGAPNQRGLNENTNGLLRKDGLRHNLIMDQLSDGFVQAVASRRNHIPRKSLGYQTPLEAFIRQITDEQLKNF; this is encoded by the coding sequence ATGACCTATACTCATCTTACTATAGACGAACTTGCCACAATTTATTCTTTTTGGAAACTCGGTAAAAAGGCTTATCTAGTGGCCCCAGCGCTCCATCGGAGTGCTGAAACTGTGTATCGTATTTATCGGTTTCTTGACGCTGGCGGTACGATTATTGATTACCAATGCCACTATCGAAAGCATAAACAACATTGTGGGCGTGAACCAATTCAACTACGCCCTGATGAACTGGCCTATATTCAAGCCAAAACTCAAGCTGGTTGGCAACCAGATACCATTATTAATCGCCAAGAACGGGCTTTCAGCTGTGAGGTTCGAACCCTTTACCGCCTTTTCAAACGCGGTGTTTTGGGGTTGTCGACCAAAGATTTACCGATGCACGGCAAACGGCACCCTAATGGTTACATTGAACGCCGTGGGAAAGCGGGTCAATTGGGCAGGGATTTAAAGAATCGTTATCAGGACTATCCTAATTTTAATCAAGAATTCGGCCATTTAGAAGGTGACACGGTTCAAGGTAAAAACCATCAGGGTGCGGTAACCACGCTGGTTGAACGACAAACTAAGGTCGCAATTGTGCTGAATTCGCATACCAAGTCGGCACACGATGTCAATCGTAGTTTAGCAGGATGGCTTTCGAAGCTGCCACGACACCTATTTAAGTCAATTACGTTTGACAATGGTAAGGAGTTCGCCGGTTGGCGAACCATTGCTAACCAATTTGATTTAAATATTTACTTTGCCGCTGTCGGAGCACCCAATCAACGTGGTTTAAATGAGAACACCAATGGTCTGCTGCGTAAAGATGGTTTACGTCACAATCTTATTATGGACCAGCTATCAGATGGATTTGTTCAAGCAGTTGCCAGTCGACGAAACCACATCCCACGAAAAAGTTTGGGTTACCAGACACCTCTGGAAGCATTCATCAGGCAGATTACAGATGAACAGTTAAAAAATTTCTAA
- the acpS gene encoding holo-ACP synthase, whose amino-acid sequence MIYGTGIDLTELSRIEMILAKGLRLPEKVLTPAELAVFSRYPVKRQIEFMAGRFSAKEAYSKAYGTGIGAAVGFQDIEILDNAQGKPEVTRHPFDGSAWISISHTDTLVMTQVILERGNL is encoded by the coding sequence GTGATATATGGAACCGGCATTGATTTAACTGAGCTGAGTCGGATTGAGATGATTCTAGCGAAAGGACTGCGATTACCTGAAAAGGTTTTAACACCGGCTGAGTTAGCGGTGTTTTCACGTTACCCGGTTAAACGCCAGATTGAGTTTATGGCAGGGCGTTTTTCAGCTAAGGAAGCATATAGTAAGGCATATGGTACGGGAATCGGTGCGGCAGTTGGATTTCAAGACATCGAGATTTTAGATAACGCCCAGGGTAAACCGGAAGTCACGCGCCACCCGTTTGATGGTTCCGCGTGGATTTCGATTTCACATACAGATACGTTAGTAATGACACAAGTTATATTGGAAAGAGGCAATTTGTGA
- the alr gene encoding alanine racemase: MVVIGEHRHTQVTVDLQAIKTNISNEMAQKDELTELWAVVKANGYGHGIIQVAQAAKEAGATGFCVAILDEALALRAAGFAEPILVLGITEPEYAPLVAEKDISLAVGTQDWLTTAADILAANQVTAPLHVHLALDTGMGRIGFQTPEELAAAVATLRRSQSPFDFEGIFTHFATADQADDTYFTHQLNNWKRLIAAVDELPRYVHVSNSATSLWHQACNGNMIRFGVALYGLNPSGRELSAPYPLQPALSLTARLTFVKRLARGKSVSYGATYTAAQDEWIGTVPIGYADGYERRLQGFHVLVDGEFCEIVGRVCMDQLMVRLPREMSVGAKVTLVGTDGEHTITLQDVADYCGTIHYEIACGLAPRVPRVYID; the protein is encoded by the coding sequence ATGGTTGTAATTGGGGAGCACCGCCACACACAAGTCACAGTCGACTTGCAGGCAATTAAGACGAATATCAGTAATGAAATGGCCCAAAAGGATGAGTTAACCGAATTGTGGGCAGTTGTTAAGGCCAATGGCTATGGACACGGAATTATCCAGGTTGCCCAGGCTGCTAAAGAAGCTGGCGCAACGGGCTTTTGTGTTGCAATCTTAGATGAAGCTTTGGCGTTGCGCGCTGCTGGTTTTGCGGAACCCATCCTAGTACTTGGAATTACGGAACCGGAATACGCCCCACTGGTAGCTGAAAAGGATATTTCACTAGCCGTTGGAACGCAGGATTGGTTGACCACGGCCGCAGATATTTTAGCAGCTAACCAAGTGACAGCGCCGTTGCACGTTCATCTTGCGTTGGATACTGGCATGGGACGCATCGGATTTCAAACGCCTGAAGAATTGGCAGCTGCGGTTGCAACTTTGCGTCGGTCTCAATCACCATTTGATTTTGAGGGGATCTTTACGCACTTTGCAACTGCCGACCAAGCCGATGATACGTACTTCACCCATCAGTTAAACAATTGGAAAAGGTTGATTGCGGCCGTGGACGAGCTACCACGTTATGTCCACGTGTCGAATTCGGCCACTAGTTTATGGCACCAAGCTTGCAATGGTAACATGATCCGCTTCGGGGTCGCACTTTATGGCCTGAATCCTTCTGGTCGTGAGCTCAGTGCTCCGTATCCGTTGCAACCGGCCTTATCATTAACGGCGCGCCTGACATTTGTTAAACGTTTGGCTCGGGGTAAATCGGTCAGTTATGGTGCGACGTATACGGCTGCTCAAGATGAGTGGATTGGGACGGTTCCTATTGGTTACGCAGATGGCTATGAACGCCGGTTACAAGGATTCCACGTGCTTGTTGACGGTGAGTTTTGTGAAATCGTGGGGCGGGTTTGCATGGATCAATTGATGGTACGATTGCCACGTGAAATGTCAGTGGGCGCGAAGGTCACTTTGGTGGGAACGGACGGCGAACATACTATTACACTACAAGATGTTGCTGACTACTGTGGGACGATTCATTATGAGATTGCTTGTGGGTTAGCACCACGAGTTCCTAGAGTGTATATCGATTAA
- a CDS encoding type II toxin-antitoxin system PemK/MazF family toxin: MAAADIKRGDIFYADLSPVVGSEQGGMRPVLIVQNNVGNHYSPTVIVAAITAKVQKAKMPTHVNINAAHTGIEKNSVVLLEQVRTIDKQRLKDRVTHLDEQTMRRVDNALQISIGLADRTRRRPQRTFQS, translated from the coding sequence ATGGCCGCAGCTGACATTAAGCGTGGTGACATCTTTTATGCAGATTTATCACCAGTCGTAGGCTCCGAACAAGGAGGCATGCGTCCTGTACTAATCGTGCAAAATAATGTCGGTAACCATTACAGTCCCACGGTAATTGTCGCGGCAATTACTGCCAAGGTTCAAAAAGCGAAGATGCCGACACATGTGAACATTAACGCTGCCCATACGGGGATTGAAAAAAATTCGGTTGTGTTGTTAGAACAGGTGCGAACGATTGATAAGCAACGACTTAAAGATCGCGTGACACATTTGGATGAGCAAACGATGCGCCGAGTTGACAATGCGTTACAAATTAGTATCGGATTAGCTGATCGAACACGACGACGGCCACAACGCACGTTCCAATCATAG